TGTCTTCGAGGGTCGCGGATAGGTACACTTCGGCACCCCGCTTTTCGACTGGGTTCCAGAGGCACAGGTAACCCGGCTTCTGCAACGCGATCTCCTTGAGCTGGATGAACCAGTCCACGACGGGGTCGATGTACACGCAGATGTCCAAGTCGCGCACCCACCGCCAGTCGTACTTCGCCATGGCTTTCGCGCGCACCACAGGGTTGTCCGTGCTCACCGGGCCTTTCTGGGCGATGATCACCATGTCCGCCGGCCGCTTGCCCTTGAGACGCGCCCTCAGGATCACGTCTGCGCCGTCAGCGAGTGGGGCGGCCATCAGATGACGTCCTTCATGGCTTCCCGCGCGGTCTCAACGGGGTCGGCCTGGGCCTTGCGCTCGGATAGCTGGTCCCATTTCTCGCGCAACTTGCCGGGCGATTGGATGTTCGGCGACCAGAACTTGTCGGCCTTCGCCCAGCGGAACAGCTCGCAAATCTGCTTGTGGGTTCGGCCGTCAACCTCGCGCAACAGGCGGATGTCGTTGGCCCAGGTGAACCAGCTCGGCTCCCGGGCACTCGGGTTTGCCTTTTGCTGCGCTTCGAAAACCCAGCGAGCAGCCTTGTAGTCCTCGTCCGTTGGCGATGGCTTCGAACGTTTCGGTTCTTTCGAAGACTGGCCGTCAGGCCCACCCTCCGTCCCGGCAGGGACAAGGGTTTTATTTGGTATTGGTTCTTGGTTATTGGTTGGCATTGCGTTCGCATTGCGTTCGCATTGCGTCGGCATTGCAGGGGCTGTTTCGGACGGCATTGCAGGAGCATTGCCGGTCTTGCCCCAGCGCTTGTTCGCCGCATCTGCCGCTTTGCCGCTCTTGGCCTTGAAGGCTTCGATCTCGGCATCGCAACGCTTGTGCGTCCAGCCAGCGTCGGTCAGGTCGAAGAACTCGGCCAGGACCACACGCACGGCTTCCTGTTCGTCTGGCATGCGGGCGCGGACGACGCGGAACAGCACCGCCTCGTCGGCCGGCAGCGGTGCCTCGGTCGTGTAGTAGCGGTCCATCAGGCGGCGGTATGCGCCGTCCTCCAGCAGCGACAGGTGAGCCGTGTCGGTGGTGTAGTCGCCAATGTGATGGCTGTAGTAATTCATGGCTCGTCCCCCGCCTGGACGCCCAGGTCAACGGCCAGGAAGTCGATAGCGCGCTTCATGCTCACGCCGCGCGCGCCGACCAGCTGCTCGTTCATGCGTGCGCACTGCGCCACAGCGCCACTCATGCAGGATGCCGTGCTGGCGACCGTGAACACGGCCGGCGAACCCGGCGTCGGGTAGCCGATCAGGTAGTCGCCGGTTTCGGTCGGGCCGGCCACTTCGTAGGTGATCATGGCTGCCCCCGGTATTCGAGCCAGGTCATGACAGGCTTGCCGTTACGGGCGATGGGCGTGCCGTCGTCGGTTGTCTTCTGGCCGCGAACCATGATGCGCGGCATGCGCACCTCGGACGGGCAGACGGACAGCCAGTCGCGGCAGAATTGCGGCGCGTCGAACTCGGGGCTGACCTTGACGGGCTTGTCGATCGTGGCGAACAGGTGGTCCGCCAGCTCGTCGCGATGCTCGGCCCATTCGGCAGGCGTCAACTCGCGGCGTTTCTTGCTGCCATCAACAGCAACGGACGTGACGGTCTTCTTGCCGGCCTTCTCTTTGCACAGCGTCTTGCTGACGCCGAAAACGCAGAACGCGCCCATGGTCAGCCCTCCCCGCCCAGGACGCTGCCGGCGCCCAGGAGCTTGCCCGCAGGCTTGGCTGGGCCGAACAGGGCGGCTACCAGCGGGTCGCGCTTGGCGACTTTGGGCTCTGGTGCCGGTACTGACGCCTTGATCGGCCCTTCGCCTGGATGCCACCAGTATTCGAAGCCGAGAGATTTCCGGACCTCCACAGAATGGATGAGGCCGTCGCTTGCCAGCCGGTGCAGACGCACGCGGACAGCCTCGACGGAGTAGCCGGTCAGCTCGCGCAGCTGGAGCGTCGTGCGCGGCTTGGCCTTCACCAAGCGTGCAAGACGCGCTGGCAGGGCCTCGATCGACACGCGGTCCGTTGGGTATGCTGGGAATTTCATGCGGCCTCCTGATAGACGTTGCCGGCTTCGATACGCTGGCGAACGGTCGTCATGGCGTCGGCAACCTCGGCGCGCGTGGCGATCTTCATCTGTTCGTCGTGGACTTGGAATGCGGTCTCGATGTCGCGCAGGGCGTCGCCGTCAAGGCGGAAATTGCGAGTGCGGACGCTGCGTGCTTTGGCGCGGAATGCGCCATCGAGGGCTTGAACGAAGGTCTGCTCGTACTCGGCGCCGATGCCGCGCTCGGCCAGCACCATGCCGATGTTGAGAGCGCAGGAGACGCAGGACCAGCATTCTTCGTTGGCGTCACCCGCGCGCAGATTGTCCAGGCTCAGCCAGTAGGCAATGCCCAGGTCGGACAGCTGATCATGGCGCAGCGGGGACGCTTCGTGACCACGTGCGTGGCACATGGCAATGGCGATGAGGCCGCCGTGGATGGCGACCGGTTTCGGCCGATAGGTCTTGTTGCGGGGCTTCTTCGGCTTCGTCATGGCTCAGCGACCTCCAGGCGATCCTGCTCGGTCACACTCTCGTAGCCGCGCTGCCAGTCGAATTGGGCCAGCGAGTTCCAGTGCAGGCCGTGCGAGTCGGGCTGATCGCCGCGCAAGGCGGCGGCCCGGCCGTGCTTGTAGTGCTGCGTTTGCAGCATGATCTCGAAGTCCATTACTTCCTCCCCGCCTCGTCGGCCAGCTTGCGCAAATCCCGGAGCGCGAGGTACTGCGCGCTCCGCTTCTCCTGGTTGCCCTTGTCCGCTACGGCCTCCTTGTCGGCCGGCCGCCACACGTTGACGACGTGGTGCACGATCTTCTCGGCTGGCGTCGCGGGGGCTACTCGTTTGTCTTCCATGTGGGCTCTTTCTCGTTACGTCGGTGGATCGAATGTCCATGTCATCCCCGCATCAAAGACGCATATGCATGCGCGGTCGTGCTACTCGGGTGGGCAGCAACATGGCCAGGTTCTGGCCATAGGCTGGCCGTTCCGCCTGGCGCTGCTGCCGCTTATCCTTGCGGTCTGCCAACCAGCTCTTCGCCAGGTTGCGCAACAATGTGCTGTGCTTTACGTCCGCCGCTTTGCACTCCTGCTGCAGCGCGACGAACTCGTCGGCGTTAAGCAGCGTTTTGACCTCGATGTTGCGCGGGGTCGAGCATTCGTTGTACTGCTCGATCTCCCGCGCGAAGAACGTTCGCAGGTCATCGGCTGACAGGTCTTGGAACAGGTTGCGTGGTGCCATGGTGTTTTCCTTGTGGTTCGTGAATCAGGATTTCGGGTTACGTGGATGGACTGCTGGTGTTGCTGGTACTGCTGGTTGGGGAATCAGGTGGTGCGATTGCGGGCGCGGCCACGTCGGCGACCTGGTGGGGGCGCCGCGCGGATG
This is a stretch of genomic DNA from Pseudoduganella chitinolytica. It encodes these proteins:
- a CDS encoding YdaU family protein, with protein sequence MNYYSHHIGDYTTDTAHLSLLEDGAYRRLMDRYYTTEAPLPADEAVLFRVVRARMPDEQEAVRVVLAEFFDLTDAGWTHKRCDAEIEAFKAKSGKAADAANKRWGKTGNAPAMPSETAPAMPTQCERNANAMPTNNQEPIPNKTLVPAGTEGGPDGQSSKEPKRSKPSPTDEDYKAARWVFEAQQKANPSAREPSWFTWANDIRLLREVDGRTHKQICELFRWAKADKFWSPNIQSPGKLREKWDQLSERKAQADPVETAREAMKDVI